A genomic window from Quercus lobata isolate SW786 chromosome 10, ValleyOak3.0 Primary Assembly, whole genome shotgun sequence includes:
- the LOC115965609 gene encoding uncharacterized protein LOC115965609 isoform X1 gives MMVHTYIQKLVHGTKCLKTKQNGAAYMNVMLYHCSEVSHQEPLHCEWYEKEFPKITELSHLLRNVDWLDGRVVHVRDNSIVLDGEIEHKMQTFESLARVFIGSPSIQQKIQKNVMALSLVASNNCTPFVCFSEPSEREPMIVNSLTKVCNFLNISAQQRKVVRYTICPQVTQMRIWTGTLEEILNGLKSELDLLSCQCSSKGTKMGQQIVSSCLKFLADTAISFDHDSASWMQLAPAKVVGSSASHKWEDVLEMFNDLIECLKSEKELCLLVGKVEVMKGDCLKSRTY, from the coding sequence ATGATGGTGCACACATATATACAGAAGCTTGTCCATGGTACAAAGTGTTTAAAAACTAAGCAAAATGGAGCTGCTTATATGAATGTTATGCTATATCACTGTTCAGAAGTATCCCATCAAGAGCCTTTACATTGTGAATGGTATGAGAAGGAGTTTCCAAAGATAACAGAATTGAGCCACTTGTTGAGAAATGTGGATTGGCTTGATGGGAGGGTAGTTCATGTCAGGGACAATTCAATTGTCTTAGATGGTGAAATTGAACACAAAATGCAAACTTTCGAGTCCCTGGCCAGGGTCTTTATTGGGTCTCCATCAATTCAGCAAAAGATTCAGAAAAATGTGATGGCCTTATCATTGGTGGCAAGTAACAACTGCACCCCATTTGTTTGTTTCAGTGAACCTAGTGAAAGAGAGCCTATGATTGTGAATTCACTCACTAAAGTGTGCAACTTCCTGAACATTTCTGCACAACAAAGGAAGGTGGTTCGGTACACAATATGCCCACAGGTCACGCAAATGAGGATATGGACAGGTACACTCGAGGAGATACTAAATGGATTGAAATCTGAGTTGGATTTGTTAAGTTGTCAATGCTCTAGCAAAGGGACCAAGATGGGTCAGCAGATTGTTTCTAGCTGTCTAAAGTTCCTGGCTGACACAGCTATTTCCTTTGACCATGATTCTGCTTCGTGGATGCAGCTTGCGCCTGCAAAAGTTGTTGGCTCCTCTGCTTCGCATAAATGGGAAGATGTTCTTGAGATGTTCAATGATCTCATTGAGTGTTTGAAAAGTGAAAAGGAATTATGTCTTCTTGTGGGGAAGGTTGAGGTCATGAAAGGGGACTGTCTCAAATCAAGGACATATTGA
- the LOC115965609 gene encoding uncharacterized protein LOC115965609 isoform X2 yields MKLVHGTKCLKTKQNGAAYMNVMLYHCSEVSHQEPLHCEWYEKEFPKITELSHLLRNVDWLDGRVVHVRDNSIVLDGEIEHKMQTFESLARVFIGSPSIQQKIQKNVMALSLVASNNCTPFVCFSEPSEREPMIVNSLTKVCNFLNISAQQRKVVRYTICPQVTQMRIWTGTLEEILNGLKSELDLLSCQCSSKGTKMGQQIVSSCLKFLADTAISFDHDSASWMQLAPAKVVGSSASHKWEDVLEMFNDLIECLKSEKELCLLVGKVEVMKGDCLKSRTY; encoded by the exons ATG AAGCTTGTCCATGGTACAAAGTGTTTAAAAACTAAGCAAAATGGAGCTGCTTATATGAATGTTATGCTATATCACTGTTCAGAAGTATCCCATCAAGAGCCTTTACATTGTGAATGGTATGAGAAGGAGTTTCCAAAGATAACAGAATTGAGCCACTTGTTGAGAAATGTGGATTGGCTTGATGGGAGGGTAGTTCATGTCAGGGACAATTCAATTGTCTTAGATGGTGAAATTGAACACAAAATGCAAACTTTCGAGTCCCTGGCCAGGGTCTTTATTGGGTCTCCATCAATTCAGCAAAAGATTCAGAAAAATGTGATGGCCTTATCATTGGTGGCAAGTAACAACTGCACCCCATTTGTTTGTTTCAGTGAACCTAGTGAAAGAGAGCCTATGATTGTGAATTCACTCACTAAAGTGTGCAACTTCCTGAACATTTCTGCACAACAAAGGAAGGTGGTTCGGTACACAATATGCCCACAGGTCACGCAAATGAGGATATGGACAGGTACACTCGAGGAGATACTAAATGGATTGAAATCTGAGTTGGATTTGTTAAGTTGTCAATGCTCTAGCAAAGGGACCAAGATGGGTCAGCAGATTGTTTCTAGCTGTCTAAAGTTCCTGGCTGACACAGCTATTTCCTTTGACCATGATTCTGCTTCGTGGATGCAGCTTGCGCCTGCAAAAGTTGTTGGCTCCTCTGCTTCGCATAAATGGGAAGATGTTCTTGAGATGTTCAATGATCTCATTGAGTGTTTGAAAAGTGAAAAGGAATTATGTCTTCTTGTGGGGAAGGTTGAGGTCATGAAAGGGGACTGTCTCAAATCAAGGACATATTGA